Genomic window (Maylandia zebra isolate NMK-2024a linkage group LG11, Mzebra_GT3a, whole genome shotgun sequence):
ACCGTTGAGAAACACAGAGCCGTGCAGCCTCATTATGTTTCCaatctcatttactgttttcctCCCACTATGCAGCAGTTTTCCTGTGTGAAGTGGGTTTCTAAAACCACAAGAAACCCGAAGCAGCTCTGTAATGTGGGCTGCACCGACTTAACGTATAATTACAGCCCACAGCAGCAGATTTCACAAGTTCGTCAGGTGGTATGTTGCAGGAAAATTAGACACTAATTGGAAGATCAGCTTTGTTTACCTGGTGtatttattcagctgtgatTATGGGGCCCACTGATCTGAAGCAGAGAGGAAAAAGCACTTCCTTTCAGGAAattcaagaaaaaaagacactttttgttagtcattaaaaaaaacaagtcgGTTGGAGAGTTTCCTCCATTTCCTCTTTCATGTGGTTTTCTTCACTTCAGTTGACAGATTAATAAGGCATGGGTTGCACACCCACCGGCATTCAGCGTGTCAATGTTGAGCGctaaaatattcatttattaaTAGTTATTATTATCCCTGACTCGGGTATTCACCCGATTCTTTTCTGTACGCTCAAAGAAAACGTGTGTAAAGTGGAAAAACCAGCATTCAATTACCGTAATAACGCTTATACCGATTTACTGTCAGATATCATTCTATATTTCACATTTAAACGTACTGAACTGATTTAGACAACAAAGGTTAACCCAGCTCGCCTCagtcttctgttttgtttccctCTGTGGAAAACTGGTCAAGCACAGAAGATTAGATATTAATCTGAGATATTTCACTGCAGTCCACAAGCTATAATTAACCTTCAAAGCTTCAAAGAAAACTTTCCCACATACAGTGAGAAACTACTCCACTGTGAGGTCTGAGTCAACAGCTACCAGTCTCTGTGTTCTCATCACCGGATCCGAGAGACATTTGGAAGAAACTCCAGCAAAAGTTGACATTTTCCCGTCTGCCTAATCAAAGATGTAAATTAGAGAGTAATTAACAATGATGCAGTATTTATCGATGCTGCTGAACATCAGCTGCAGCGCTACCATCAAAAATATCAGATATGAAGCGCAATGGTGCATCCATTGAACTGGACATCACGTGCTAAAGTTTCTGaatttttcttacttttctgGAGCCCCTTACCCTCCCCCCCACATACTGAGAAGGATAATGGTGTATACGTTAACTCACTTGATCCACCCTTCCCCTGTGGCCTCAAATCACACCTGACGTGAACATTTGGGTTGATTACACAAAacagcaacaagaaaaaaaggttaaaaatcaattattaaaaatgaatttaaagtaACTGAGTGATTAAAGAAACGTTCTCCATATTTCCTACAGATTCTGTTTCGAAACAAAATCGAAACAAAACCCTTACCCTGTGTGGAACGTCCATCATCGTCCAGGAAAACGGGACCTACTTCTTTTACGCCCAGGTGACCTTCAGGGAAGATTCACGGGAGAGATGTGTGCTTGTGAAAAGAACTGGCTTTCATGATAAGAAAACTAAGACACTGGCTAAGGGCATCTACCCGGCCTCATCAGAGAACTCAGTGTGGTTGGCCAAGATTGTCAAACTTAGACCGTTGGACAGTGTCAACATAAACATAACAGGTGAAATTCTAAATGACGATACCTACTGGGGTGTCATCAAGCTTCAATAGAACTGGAGGTCTGGTTGGACTGGTATGTTACTTGTGGCCCTAAATAAACAAGTTAGAATAAAAGCAAACTGGATTTTTGAGCTAGATATTTAAATTGGAAATATTCTGCTCATCTCCAgctgcatatttttattcttggactcacgtttttaaacaatgtttattttttattttgtaaattatttgttttagcCATTTAGCGCCATTCACTTCTGTCCAATAATAAGTAGTTTGTGAGCGCCCTCTGCTGCACCACCATCTGAACTGCAGACAGTTTATGTACAGCGATAGGAAGATTCCCTCTGTCACCCCTGATATGCTCATATTAGGAATGACTGCCTTATATCACGTCACACTGACCCCCAATAGAATGTAATATACGGAATAATTATACATATTCTGacctcatttttttaaaaacactggtaatgtttaacatgtttaaactatatataaatatatataaaaggaAAAGGAATGGGTCCCCTTTAACTCtcacaatataaaaaaatactgCAAGGATTTGATCATGGTCTACAATTATTAAAGACTCTGTGGCTAACATGGAACActacaataaagaaaaaaatctccatTATGCAGGTTTTAATATAGACTTTACTAACTGGCACCTCGTACTCTTGATAGGCCACATCTTCATAGTAAATAAAGGTCAAACAATCGTATACTGCATCAGTCCAACCTGAACAGAGTTTTAAAAATGCCAGCTGGTTCTGAGTTGTTTTTGAATTTTTAGGCCGACATGAATGTAAACTGTGAAAGTCATTGGAATAATTATGTTCCTTTTCACTGTTATGTGCCTCTGTAATTTATGTAATTGAGTATTCTATTTTGGTTGTTGAATTCTGCATATAGACGTTTAATAAAGATTATTGTAAACCAACCTGATGCACTTTTTATTTGCACGTTGCACTGCTGACTGGCCACACGGTGGTGCCACTTCCCACCTAATCAAAGGCAGCATGAAGCCTTCGCACACCACAGCATCGTCTGTTCGGATGATCGTACACATCCTGCTATGACATTTCATTCAATGAAAAATGCTTAACACAGACCACAAATGCATTCTGAGAAACCTCAgaagtgacattaaaaaacataaaacacggCGCTGTTCATCTTTCGGGCCTGACATTAGTTCTACTCACAGGTATTCAACCGCTGTGATATttacttgtgtgtgtgctgagcaACAGCACAGGAAGCCACATATTTGGTGCAACCGTTACACTGCTTCCCCTTTACAACACCCTCAGACACCTTTGAGTTCACAGCAccctctgaccagcttcccctGAGGCAGTTTAGCTCATCTTAATATCATTTTTAGAATTAGAATGTAAAAATCATGAAGCTAGTCATACGTGAATGTGTAAGTTTCACCCTTAATGTACTGGGACTGAAACTTAATAGAGCTCAGAGGCCGGAGTACATTACCCTCCGGGTCATCCACACACATGTGTTGTTAATAATCGTGACTTCTGAGGGCCAAAGAAGTATATTGGTAGATATTTGTTATATTCCTCCTAGATCCTAAAAGTGCAATATCATGaaataaaaagtaattagataACATGTTAATTTAATTCTGAGATTTCAAGGTTTTActgtttatttcagttcaattttaaatgaaaatcatCAAATACATATCATTAAACACACAGCAGTTAGCGCTGTTGCCTCAAAGCAAAAAGGCCCAGAGTTCctctgtttgttatttttaagaaaGTCTGTTTTTGTACATTGTGGAATAATAGCCCGACCGAGCTATTATACATCATTTTGTGAGAGTGCATATACATTTAAGCTCATTAAATAATGGAAGCTCTGTTGACATACACTACTTTCCTGTCATGGTTTCTACTAAGCATTTCTCGctcctgttttgtttgtctctgtagaaaactggtcaGGCATAAATATAGGATGTAATGCTGACACTTCTCTGCAGTCCACAAGCTACACACTAATAAACTCCTAAACAATGAGGCTTGAAAGAAACTTTAAACACATAGTAGTCGGTAACTTCTCTGAAACTGCGAGGCCAAAGTCGGCAAGCTTGAGCTCCACGGATGAGACACGCTGGAGAATTTTGAAATACAATGAGTCTCTGTGTTCCCATCACCGGATCAAAGTGACATTTGGGAAAAAACTCCAGCAAAAGTTGACATTTTAACTTCCGCCCAATCAGAGCTGTAAATTAGAGAGTGAATAGCAGCCTCATAAAAAGCAGGGTGTAAATATTGATGTTATTGAACTGGCTCTAAAAAAGTCTCTCCTGCAGTTCTACCAGGCCTGATGCAACACAAATAAAGTACAATGAATGCCACATCTATTTTAATCGAAGCAGCACCGGACAGACTCGGCTGTGGGAAAACTAGAAAAAAATGACATCAGTTTGCTTTTTTAATAACAGTTACCAATCAGGTGGCAACCTCTGGGTATGAAAAACAAAGCCATCACACAAGTGCCGAGAGCTACATTTGCTCTAATGGTCATTGGAGGCGGACTCCAACCCCCACAGACTACACATAAAAGAAGAATGTAGGCACTGTCATGTCACCAGCTGGTTTTATGACAAATTCCGACCCTCACATGTGAATATTGCAGTGGAAATTGAGAGTAATTCAACcaggaaacatttttttctttaacttcaTTGGACAACGTTTGTTGTAGAATTCAccaattatggtcatttgtagCCTTAATCTTCTGTCGATGGCTGAcacccggtgtggtcttctgcttctGTAGCCCGTCTGCTTCACAGTCTCATGTGTTacgtgttcagagatgctcgtGTCCGTACTTTGGTTTAAGAAGAGGTTATTTTAGTTACTGTTCCCTCCCTCTCAGCTCGAAGCAATTTGGCCATTCTCATCTAACCCAGgcatcaacaaagcattttcactCTGAGACCTGcggctcactggatattttctgtctttcagaCCATTCTGTAAACCCTGGAGATGGTtggtgtgggaaaatcccagtggatcagcagtttctgaaacactctGATCAGCCTGTCTGACACTAACAAAAGTGCCACGGTCAAAACCACTTAAatgtgctcagtttgaacttcaccaGGTTCACATGACTACATGGTTAAATGCAAAGTTTAACCGTTCAACAGCAGGGTGGACGGGTGTACCAAATAAAGTGGCATATGCCTGTTGACTAAGACTAATAAAATACCAGAGTTTGGGCGCTGCTATAGCAGATGATCAAAGGTCACTGCAGGCACCTGGGTTTGAGTCCACTCTGGACCATTTCCTGTGTGTTACcccaaactctctctctctgctttcctGTCTTTTCTAAATAATAATTCtctaaataatgaatgaatgTACAGCATTTCACTGCAGTGTTATGGCGTCATCATCCACATATATCACAGACGTTCCCCAGGCTCTGACTCTACTGTTCAGGAACACACTCACTATGGGAGTGTAGCAATGACACCTGCTCAACAAGTTAATATTCACTTGAAAATGACAGTATCCACCTTATTACATCTTTAACACTGACTTCagtcaacaaagaaaaaaaatcccttcaCCTTATCAGTGTTAACACCGCCCGCCTCTGGGTTTGGACAGAAGCTGTAACATGACATCATGTCTAACAGGTATCTCAGCTGTAATGTTGTCACGCTTTCTTACGACACTGGCTCCTTTGTTCTCTTCAGCCTTTGTTTATGGGGCTTGTCATTTGTATTAGCTGATTAGTCAGGCCTCTAATGGCATTTCGTGGCCCACAAAGAAACAGGAGCACTCCTGCCTGAGTGTGGAAAAGGGGAGCACGTAAAGTGTCTAGTTTCAACACAAGAGTGAGATTAGATCTAAGAAAACAAGTGGAGCTTCTAAGAACTCTCATTAAGAATTCAGGAAGCTGCTGATGGGGCACATTTTTTCTTGTTGTCCTGAGAATTTTCAGCACTTTATGGTAAAGGGTCAAGTTAGATTTTTTTCTGAGCTTATAAACAATGCTTCTTAATATAAAGGGCGTCTAAAAATCACCGTGAGAGTTTTTTCTGTTTGACATTTTAGATTTATAGATTTGACACCCACTATGAGTTCAGGTCTCGTCACCTAGTGGCAAAAGCATGTGACGATGCTCAACCACAGAACTGAGATAAAACGATGCTGTGTGTATACGATcccgcgtgcatgtgtgtgtttctatattACCTtcccttttgtgtttgtgttgttctgaGCAGCCAAAGTCCACCTACACAGACCACCTGAAGACTTATTGTCTACTCAGCCCACAATGACACATTAAAAGTATCCAGACTGATGTGTATGACATCTACACAAGCTTATCTCCACTCATTCTTCCTGTCTGATATTGGCATGCACCATCAGATTGGATGAGAAGCGTCTTCAGGTTTTCTCTCAGATGTTCTGTGAGGTGCTCAGATCACTAATGGAAAACCAGAAACTTTTGCATTTACTGTTCAGTTCAGATCAGCGTAGTGCCGAAAGGCGAACCATCTGGAGAAAGATTTCTTTAAGAACCTCTCTGCATGTGGCCACGGCTATCACTAAATTTACCCCTCACAGCATGAAGATACCACCACCGCTCTCCTCTGGAGGGACTGCATCAGCAGGGTACAGGTTGCTGGGATTTAACAGATACAGAGTTTGAAATTCTGCCCAGAGAGGGCAGTTTTTGCAACATGACATCAGAGAAAACCCATTAAACACAGAGAGTCCTTTAGATGTTGCTTGGCAAACCAGATAAATACTCCTTTTACTCAGAGCTGCTACTCTTTAGCTGCTCCAAGATGAAAGCATGATTTATAGAGTGCTGCTCAGGTACTCTCACCTCTGTAGGAGAGTTCTTAAAGCCTTAAGATGAATATCGGGCTCTTGGTCGCATCCCCGAACAAGGCCTTCCTGCTCAGTTACTCAGTTTCACTGCGAAATCCAAATCTAGGAAAAGTCGGGTGGCAccaaatttcttccagttcacATTTATTGAGGTCACTGCCCTCCTGCGAGCACTCGGTGCCGTACAAACTACAAAGAGTTCCTTGAACGTCATAGCTCAATATTTGTCCCAACATGCAGTATGAAATACATGGTCATGCCCAGTTAATTTAATCTGCCACAGATCGACTTTAATCAAGTTCTCGAGACACATCTGACAaattaaaaggaaaaggaaCAGGATGCACCTGCCCACCGTCTGGAGACTCAGCAAAAGCCTGAAATAGGAGATAGTTTTAGTGCCAATATGAACATTTGTCGCAGTGCTTCACACAACTGCAGTCAGCTCAGAAACAGTACGTCCATGTCTGTTCTAACAGTGCATGCCAATACACAAACTCACTCTAACAATACAACTACAGTCCGTACATCAGGAGTGGGTGTTCTTTTTTCCTATAAACTTTTTCGATCCACAGTAGAAGTGGGCTGTGAGGCTAACGTTTCTGACAATAGGAAAATATTATACAGACGATATAATGTTAACGTGATTTCGCTTCCTTCATTCAGCTGTCTGTACCTGTAAAAAAGTGAAGTGGCTGAGACAGTCAGCCCACAGCGTCCCAACATGACAACTTTAATGCATTGCCATCAGGCCAAAAATACCAAAAGGAGCACAAATGCCAGTAATCCCAGTTACAGGGATCACCGCTCCCATTACAGTGGTTTGTAGATGTCACCCGCCCCCTTAAAGTGGACAGCTTTTCATTGTTACAGTACAAGAGGAAGTCTTCACAATACAGCTAACCAAATATAGCCATCTCATCGAAGAAACTGATGATGCAATAATTGAGCCGTCT
Coding sequences:
- the lta gene encoding uncharacterized protein lta, producing the protein MSLRDKHHMNLDSESATHTRMEDQPRSSYRHLLLQAWCCLLTVAMVIMAVHLATMNQKPAEVGVPTPETINSTHSGRIQRQTQEPFKSGSSHPFIQISHHNGRPSEDSVSKQNRNKTLTLCGTSIIVQENGTYFFYAQVTFREDSRERCVLVKRTGFHDKKTKTLAKGIYPASSENSVWLAKIVKLRPLDSVNINITGEILNDDTYWGVIKLQ